A region of the Stieleria sp. JC731 genome:
TGTGTCGGTGCAACGATTCGCGTGGGCGATTCTGCTTTGTTACCAGAAGATGACTACGAGGCCGCGTCATTCGGTGTGCCAGCGGGTGTGCCAACGAAAAACGGGCTCTTCGGTACGATGCCGAAAAGCCCGTTATTTACGAGTGCGGATGAGAGGATTTGAACCTCCACCCTCTTATCGAGGACTAGAACCTGAATCTAGCGCGTCTGCCAGTTCCGCCACATCCGCTTGGTTCTACTGAAGAGTCACTCAACTGCTGTTGGGTTCGCTCGTCAGTGGTGCAGAAATGTATCGGGTCGGTTGGCTCCTTGCAAGTCGACTCGGTGGATTGTTTTTGTACAGGGATCCTTTGTCGCTGCCACAGCCGCAAAATCCTTCTATCTCTACTCGCCGTGACCAACGTCACTACGGCGAAAGGTATCGCAACCAGTTCCGCAGCCCTTGCCCTGGAACATACGCCACTGGCTGTCCCCAAAGCCCCTGACCAACCTGGACCATGTAGCGATCTTGCCCAAGCGAAATCAATGCTCGCGCCGGGGCTGCCGTTGCTGGGGCCCCGAGAGGAGTTCCCACCACAGGCGCGGTCACAGCTGCGGGTGGCATCGCGACCGGCGCGGCGACTTCGGGTGGCAAAGAAACAGGTGCCACGGCTGCGTAACCCATCGGTGCGACCGTTCCGCACCCGCCTCCATAGACGCTCGCGGCCATGTATTGATACTGGCTTGGCGGCGTGATCAATGCGCAGTTGTCCATCCGCGCGTAGCCATTGGACTGCAGCGCAGGAGCTTCCATCGGCACCAAATCCGATGGCGATGGAGTAATCGTGTTTGTCAATGCAGACGATGGTCCTGGTGATGGCAACGCTCGCGGTGCCGTTTCGGTGTAAGGCGCACTTTCAGGAATGTTGTCCTGTGCCATTCCAGGTGCCACGGGATCATTGGGCATCGAATTCGATGGAAGCCCCATGCTGGGAAGGGAGATACCGCCACCAGCTGTGTTCCCGCCGGCCGAGTTGTTAAACGGTGGTGCCTCCATCTGCTGCATCCAGACGGTCTGCTGAACCGATGAAGCCGGTCTGTTGAACGCGTTTTGATCTACCGCCGAATCACGCAAAGCATTGGTCGGGACGACCTCACCTCGGTAGCCCGCCGCTTGGTAACTGGCTGCCGGGTAACTGGCCGAAGTCGCATTCGATTGCATACCTAGACTTTGTCGCGGCTGATTCGCTTGAGGCTGCACCTGAGACCGATACGCTTCGAGCAACCCGCTGGAACCGATCGACTGCATTCGCGAAGACGCCGTGCGAGCACCGGCTTGTGTTTGTCCATGTGAGGTCCCGGCAAGTGTTGCCGAAACGACCACAAAAGCAGACAACTTGATGACAGTTGAAACAGGACGGGGGCGCCCCGTGAATCTTTGAATATCGCGCATCTTTCACTCATCTCTATCGTGCGTTTACTTTTTGCTTATCAACGATGAGACTTCAGATGCAAGATCGATGCCGAACGATCAGCCACAACACCGCGTGAAACTCGAAACTTTTTGTTTCACACCGATTCCCATCCGCAAAGCTTCTGCGAGCCTTGGGATCTAAGGCAATCTTGGCCAAATCAACGGGCACTAGTTCGGCGAATCCGCTTATCTACTGAATGCCGACGGAATTCCGGCAGAAGAATTGTCATCGCGTGAAGAAGATTTTTCACGCCGAGGAAGCGATCTCGTGAACCGACGCGTTCTGATGCAGCTTGGCTAAGTCTTCGCGATGCGACAGGACGATCAGGTGATCACCCGAGACGATACGACGGTCGGCCTGCGGGTTGCGAACGATGTCGCCATCAGCACATCGGATCGCGACAATGACGTTGCCGCCATCACCGCTGCCTTCGATTTGACGCACAGAACGGTTTAGGAAGACAGAGGTTCCATCGATTGGGATTTCCAGCAGGTCCAAACCGAAAATCTTTAGATCTTGATGCAAACGATACAGCGAACGTGAATCGTCCACGATCGATTCGATCGTCGGACAAGTGATCAAGTGGGCGATTCGCGAAGCACCGATCATGGTCGGAAGCACAACACGGGTCGCACCACTTCGATAGAGTTTGCGTTCGGTAGATTCCGTTTCGCAGCGAGCAACAATCTCGATCGATTCGTTCAGCTCTCTCGCGGTCAATGTCGCGAAAACATTTTCGGCGTCACTTGGCAAGACTGCCGCGAAAGCACTGGCGCGGTCGATCCCGGCCGACACCAACGTCTCTTCACAAGACGCGTCACCGCAAATCACTAG
Encoded here:
- a CDS encoding potassium channel family protein, which produces MFNSTAIHKMRVGITVLTVTCLIAICGYVVAGWSYVDALYMVVITIFGVGYGEVHPVDSPALKLFTASLIVAGCSSAIYVLGAFIQMITEDEVLRAIGEHRMSLGIKETNGHVIVCGYGRVGQNLVKELRHLGVDFVVIDRDLQRLNEAEREGHLVICGDASCEETLVSAGIDRASAFAAVLPSDAENVFATLTARELNESIEIVARCETESTERKLYRSGATRVVLPTMIGASRIAHLITCPTIESIVDDSRSLYRLHQDLKIFGLDLLEIPIDGTSVFLNRSVRQIEGSGDGGNVIVAIRCADGDIVRNPQADRRIVSGDHLIVLSHREDLAKLHQNASVHEIASSA